In Deinococcus ficus, a single genomic region encodes these proteins:
- a CDS encoding DUF1989 domain-containing protein — translation MTQIPDLRPTEQRPARIAPQSGTGFRLSRGETLVVIDPMGEQVADLMAFAADEPAEWLSSGRTFDYNETIYLTSGHKLYSNRSRVMFTLLRDDVGRHDFLLTPCSPETFELLYPPGTAEGHPSCFGNLVAAFAPFGIQPDQIPTTLNIFMNVLVDASGRLHIGPPVSRPGQRLELRAEMDLIVGLTACSAEGSNNGTFKPIDFYVLPAKEDQSRLGGTQDRKHSH, via the coding sequence ATGACCCAAATCCCCGATCTCCGCCCCACCGAGCAGCGTCCCGCCCGCATCGCACCGCAGTCCGGCACAGGCTTTCGCCTTTCTCGCGGTGAGACCCTGGTCGTCATTGACCCCATGGGGGAGCAGGTCGCGGACCTGATGGCCTTCGCGGCGGACGAGCCTGCGGAGTGGCTGTCGTCCGGGCGCACCTTCGACTACAACGAGACGATCTACCTGACCAGCGGACACAAGCTGTACTCGAACCGCTCCAGGGTGATGTTCACGCTGCTGCGGGACGACGTGGGCCGCCACGACTTCCTGCTCACGCCCTGCTCCCCGGAAACGTTCGAGCTGCTCTACCCGCCCGGAACGGCCGAGGGTCACCCCAGCTGCTTCGGGAACCTGGTGGCGGCCTTCGCGCCTTTCGGCATCCAGCCGGACCAGATTCCGACCACGCTGAACATCTTCATGAACGTGCTGGTCGACGCGAGCGGCCGTCTGCACATCGGCCCGCCCGTCTCCAGGCCCGGGCAGCGGCTGGAACTGCGCGCCGAGATGGACCTGATCGTGGGGCTGACCGCCTGCTCCGCCGAGGGCAGCAACAACGGCACCTTCAAACCCATCGACTTCTATGTCCTGCCTGCCAAAGAGGACCAGAGCAGATTGGGCGGAACTCAGGATCGGAAACACAGTCACTGA
- the gntA gene encoding guanitoxin biosynthesis heme-dependent pre-guanitoxin N-hydroxylase GntA: MTISSTHHPTHLPPTVPGEYHLVDSGALRAVRGSVTARAEVVHQALRETIQATTFPCVAAKASVNTSAYALGVYAGLGSLEATLGLAHDLERFTRDQDAMDSGFSTMMATFDTDEAMSEQEFERLLWAQLRALHLLDTAPYSPEVSPDPTDPRFGFSFAGRAFFVVGVHPHSSRLARRFPVPALIFNAHRQFQSLRDTGRFDRMQSTIRTRDLTLQGSLNPNLANHGEAPEARQYSGRAVEPGWVAPFPSAPAGGRCPFGHDTKGP; this comes from the coding sequence ATGACGATTTCCTCCACCCATCACCCCACCCACCTTCCGCCGACCGTGCCCGGCGAGTACCACCTGGTGGACTCCGGTGCGCTCCGGGCTGTTCGCGGGTCGGTGACCGCCCGGGCCGAGGTGGTTCACCAGGCCCTGCGTGAAACCATTCAAGCCACGACGTTTCCGTGCGTGGCGGCCAAAGCGTCGGTGAACACCAGTGCCTACGCGCTGGGCGTGTACGCCGGTCTCGGCAGTCTGGAAGCCACGCTCGGGCTGGCCCATGACCTGGAGCGCTTCACGCGGGATCAGGACGCCATGGACAGCGGGTTCTCCACCATGATGGCCACATTCGACACGGACGAGGCCATGAGCGAACAGGAATTCGAACGCCTGCTCTGGGCGCAGCTCCGCGCCCTGCACCTCCTCGACACCGCTCCCTATAGCCCGGAGGTATCTCCGGACCCCACCGATCCCCGCTTCGGTTTTTCGTTCGCCGGCCGGGCTTTTTTTGTGGTCGGCGTGCATCCGCACAGCAGCCGGCTCGCCCGCCGCTTTCCCGTGCCGGCGCTGATCTTCAATGCCCACCGGCAGTTCCAGTCGCTGCGGGACACCGGCCGCTTCGACCGTATGCAGAGCACCATCCGCACGCGGGACCTGACACTGCAGGGCAGTCTCAACCCCAACCTCGCCAACCACGGTGAAGCGCCCGAAGCCCGGCAGTATTCCGGCCGGGCCGTCGAACCTGGCTGGGTGGCCCCCTTTCCCAGCGCGCCCGCAGGGGGCCGCTGCCCGTTCGGCCATGACACCAAAGGACCTTGA
- a CDS encoding KGG domain-containing protein translates to MTNSDRNHTSSKGDGRTQVSTRRRGFAGMDPERQRQIASMGGRAAHESGNAHEFTSEEAREAGRKGGEAVSRNREHMAAIGRRGGEASRSGENGSRREGAGRSQAAAGGQNRGTD, encoded by the coding sequence ATGACGAACAGCGACAGAAACCACACCAGCAGCAAGGGGGACGGCAGAACGCAGGTCAGCACCCGCCGCCGAGGATTCGCCGGCATGGACCCTGAACGCCAGCGTCAGATCGCCAGCATGGGCGGACGTGCCGCGCACGAGAGCGGCAACGCCCACGAGTTCACGTCTGAGGAAGCCCGCGAGGCCGGCCGCAAGGGCGGCGAGGCCGTCAGCCGCAACCGTGAGCACATGGCCGCCATCGGCCGCCGTGGGGGCGAAGCCTCCCGCAGTGGTGAGAACGGCAGTCGGCGTGAGGGTGCGGGCCGGTCACAGGCCGCAGCAGGCGGGCAGAACCGCGGAACCGATTGA
- a CDS encoding Ig-like domain-containing protein, which translates to MPFAPSSTHKRPALLLACLTASLLTACGQGGPPAGAPITRLEVDAPVNLLTWEAQTVQFGASAYDSGGARVSTPVTWTSSAPDVVSVRADGTVVAGAAIGTAVITAEAGGVRSAPVTVTTARLQQGASLVRDEAIVAAPARNAEPGDGALGVRFHVTLRGVTVTPGQVLIATGDLPFAGRVVSAEQTAAGTLVTLETVAMTDAYRDLQVRHQEHLDASGLVPLTGPGAPVRVQRHPDGRVTLTYRVAATPSLRAQSTPAPAPADDVLPGPFVKKDFNVGPFACSSTLDTLISGELISIKLDTKLDVDLVSTISDGHLTAFGAQLGGEIVGTLAGGLDVDLGVQGELKCRATLARLPIPVTGPVSAFFSPTVPVGLGMQLDGKLKLGKVQVGLEGKLGAKINAGFTLDVPTGELKPTFKLEPVNTLVPNVKVLGAADAARLEGGLGLHATAGLDFTTMPWLGAAAPSFGALDLTVGPRLEGSVAPIATQARVSDYSSSFALKLLGTLGPGDQLQELLAVAGTRNQVKLGNFSGSYDVMIGRSPNGTLGGDGAVKAGETGAVTVDLNLANLSILPGAYNVDEVQLYRERDGQLVLLDRRSAQGTQAHFDFTWTPDAADAGTAVVLRAFVTTRAGGSIPLEIDDDAKLSVNVTAPTPPEPPVNQTGTWTGTVTYAWSRTKSYTDTYDNRKTDLQDQGSLTCTFSDGQLSGSNAYRGKQTWTLTSSAHAVVQHGWYRTVTDSSGSWTATNETLAYGDGLPTVERSGERTGGVNTVTRQYEGETLVSEVASDNSFYLHLRADCGVQAELDTDPDPNRVVYSAPIKTWYSDEYSDATETVSVNLVRR; encoded by the coding sequence ATGCCATTTGCACCCTCGTCCACCCACAAGCGTCCCGCACTGCTGCTCGCCTGCCTCACCGCCAGTCTCCTCACCGCCTGCGGGCAGGGCGGCCCCCCGGCCGGCGCGCCCATCACCCGGCTGGAGGTGGATGCCCCCGTCAACCTCCTGACCTGGGAAGCGCAGACCGTGCAGTTCGGCGCCTCGGCCTACGACTCGGGTGGCGCGCGCGTGAGCACCCCGGTCACGTGGACGTCGAGTGCGCCGGACGTCGTGAGCGTCCGCGCGGACGGCACGGTGGTCGCGGGCGCCGCGATCGGCACGGCTGTCATTACCGCTGAAGCCGGCGGGGTGCGTTCGGCCCCGGTCACGGTGACCACCGCGCGCCTGCAGCAGGGCGCCAGCCTGGTGCGGGACGAGGCGATCGTCGCCGCCCCGGCACGGAACGCCGAGCCTGGCGACGGCGCCCTCGGCGTGCGCTTTCACGTCACCCTGCGTGGCGTCACCGTCACGCCAGGCCAGGTGCTGATCGCCACAGGTGACCTGCCGTTCGCGGGCCGGGTCGTGAGCGCGGAGCAGACGGCCGCCGGCACGCTCGTCACGCTGGAAACCGTCGCGATGACCGACGCCTACCGCGACCTGCAGGTGCGCCACCAGGAGCATCTCGACGCTTCCGGCCTGGTGCCGCTGACCGGCCCCGGCGCGCCTGTGCGGGTGCAGCGTCACCCGGACGGGCGCGTCACCCTTACCTACCGCGTTGCCGCCACGCCGTCCCTCCGGGCGCAGTCCACCCCGGCCCCCGCGCCCGCGGACGACGTCCTGCCCGGCCCGTTCGTCAAGAAGGACTTCAACGTCGGACCGTTCGCGTGCAGCAGCACCCTCGACACGTTGATTTCCGGTGAATTGATCAGCATCAAGCTCGACACGAAACTCGACGTGGATCTCGTCTCGACCATCTCGGACGGGCACCTCACGGCGTTCGGTGCGCAACTTGGCGGTGAGATCGTCGGGACCCTCGCGGGCGGCCTCGACGTGGACCTCGGCGTCCAGGGCGAACTGAAGTGCCGCGCGACGCTCGCACGTCTGCCCATCCCCGTGACCGGGCCGGTCTCGGCGTTCTTCTCCCCCACCGTGCCGGTCGGCCTGGGCATGCAGCTCGACGGGAAACTCAAGCTTGGCAAGGTCCAGGTCGGTCTCGAGGGCAAGCTCGGCGCGAAGATCAACGCGGGCTTCACGCTCGACGTGCCGACCGGCGAACTCAAGCCCACCTTCAAGCTCGAGCCGGTGAACACGCTCGTGCCGAACGTGAAGGTGCTCGGCGCGGCCGACGCGGCGCGCCTCGAAGGCGGCCTCGGCCTGCACGCGACCGCCGGCCTGGACTTCACGACCATGCCCTGGCTGGGTGCGGCCGCGCCGAGCTTCGGCGCGCTCGACCTCACCGTCGGCCCGCGGCTGGAAGGCAGCGTCGCGCCCATCGCGACGCAGGCCCGCGTGAGCGACTACTCGTCGAGCTTCGCGCTCAAACTGCTCGGCACGCTCGGCCCGGGTGATCAGCTTCAGGAGCTCCTGGCGGTCGCCGGAACGCGCAACCAGGTGAAACTCGGGAACTTCAGCGGCAGTTACGACGTGATGATCGGCCGCTCCCCGAACGGCACCCTGGGCGGTGACGGGGCCGTGAAGGCCGGGGAAACCGGGGCGGTCACGGTCGACCTGAACCTCGCGAACCTGTCCATCCTTCCGGGCGCCTACAACGTCGACGAGGTGCAGCTCTACCGCGAACGTGACGGCCAGCTCGTCCTCCTCGACCGCAGGAGCGCGCAGGGCACGCAGGCCCACTTCGACTTCACGTGGACGCCGGACGCCGCCGACGCCGGCACCGCGGTGGTGCTGCGCGCCTTCGTCACGACCCGCGCAGGCGGCAGCATTCCGCTGGAAATCGACGACGACGCCAAACTCAGCGTGAACGTCACGGCGCCGACCCCCCCGGAGCCCCCGGTCAACCAGACCGGCACCTGGACCGGCACCGTCACGTACGCCTGGTCGCGCACCAAGTCGTACACCGACACGTACGACAACCGCAAGACCGACCTTCAGGATCAGGGATCGCTGACCTGCACGTTCAGTGACGGGCAGCTGTCCGGGTCCAACGCGTACCGGGGCAAGCAGACCTGGACGCTCACGTCCTCGGCGCACGCGGTTGTCCAGCATGGCTGGTACCGCACCGTCACCGACAGCTCGGGCTCCTGGACCGCCACGAACGAAACGCTTGCGTATGGCGACGGCCTGCCGACGGTCGAGCGCAGCGGTGAGCGCACCGGCGGCGTGAACACGGTCACGCGGCAGTACGAGGGTGAGACCCTCGTGTCGGAGGTGGCCTCCGACAACTCCTTCTACCTGCACCTTCGCGCGGACTGCGGCGTGCAGGCGGAGCTCGACACGGATCCGGACCCGAACCGCGTCGTGTACTCGGCCCCGATCAAGACCTGGTACTCCGACGAGTATTCCGACGCGACCGAGACAGTCAGCGTGAACCTTGTGCGACGGTAA
- a CDS encoding zinc-dependent alcohol dehydrogenase family protein — protein MRAVVYDQFGERPELRAVPDPTPVRDGVVLEVGATGVCRSDWHGWMGHDPDIRLPHVPGHEIAGTVVAVGADVRRWRPGDRVTLPFVAGCGHCAECQAGHQQVCEAQFQPGFTHWGSFAQYVGIHYADHNLVRLPDSMSFVTAASLGCRFATSFRAVVQQGRVRGGEWLAVHGCGGVGLSAVMIGRATGARVIAVDIDDAKLARARELGAEVTVNSRSVADTVQAIRDHTGGGAHVSLDALGHPQTAFNSVAGLRRRGRHVQVGLLLGDDSRAPLPMDAVIAKELEVYGSHGMAAHTYPDMLGMIEAGLLHPEALIGQRLTLDSGIEALVSMDRFVGTGVSVIDRF, from the coding sequence ATGCGCGCAGTCGTCTATGACCAGTTCGGTGAGCGGCCGGAACTCAGGGCCGTCCCGGATCCCACGCCGGTGCGTGACGGGGTCGTCCTGGAGGTCGGCGCCACGGGGGTGTGCCGCAGCGACTGGCACGGCTGGATGGGACACGACCCGGACATCCGCCTCCCGCACGTCCCCGGACATGAAATTGCCGGCACCGTCGTGGCGGTCGGGGCGGACGTGCGCCGCTGGCGCCCCGGGGACCGCGTGACGCTTCCTTTCGTCGCCGGTTGCGGTCACTGCGCCGAGTGTCAGGCCGGGCACCAGCAGGTCTGCGAGGCGCAGTTCCAGCCGGGGTTCACGCACTGGGGCTCGTTCGCGCAGTACGTCGGGATTCACTACGCGGACCACAACCTCGTGCGGCTCCCGGACAGCATGTCGTTCGTGACGGCCGCCAGCCTCGGGTGCCGGTTCGCGACGTCCTTCCGGGCGGTGGTGCAGCAGGGCCGCGTGCGGGGTGGCGAGTGGCTCGCCGTGCACGGCTGCGGCGGCGTCGGCCTGTCCGCCGTCATGATCGGCCGGGCCACTGGCGCCCGGGTCATCGCGGTGGACATCGACGACGCGAAGCTGGCGCGGGCCCGGGAACTGGGCGCGGAAGTCACGGTGAACAGCCGGTCCGTCGCGGACACCGTCCAGGCCATCCGCGACCACACCGGCGGCGGAGCGCACGTGTCCCTGGACGCCCTGGGGCACCCGCAGACGGCCTTCAACTCCGTGGCCGGCCTGCGCCGGCGGGGCCGGCACGTGCAGGTGGGGTTGCTGCTGGGTGACGACAGCCGGGCGCCCCTGCCGATGGACGCGGTGATCGCGAAGGAACTGGAGGTGTACGGCAGCCACGGCATGGCGGCCCACACGTACCCGGACATGCTGGGCATGATCGAGGCGGGGCTTCTTCACCCGGAAGCCCTGATCGGCCAGCGGCTCACGCTGGACTCCGGCATCGAAGCGCTGGTGTCCATGGACCGGTTCGTGGGGACCGGTGTCAGCGTCATCGACCGCTTCTGA
- a CDS encoding DUF3592 domain-containing protein encodes MQIMVNKRIVVGLGLLLIGLVILVALVQGLREVAASSCWPAVTGTVLTSTVERRASLGDQGEFEGWLFTPRVTYRYEAGGQSHEGGSLSLMEAWSSSEAWAQQQSGHYPAGSSVRVYHSPDGARAVLEPGVKPGLWAWLLLPGAAIIVGTGLLLTRGPQDRGTVRITFWPA; translated from the coding sequence ATGCAAATAATGGTCAACAAGCGGATCGTGGTCGGCCTGGGGCTGCTGCTCATCGGCCTCGTCATCCTCGTGGCGCTCGTCCAGGGCCTCCGGGAGGTGGCCGCCTCCAGCTGCTGGCCGGCAGTGACGGGCACGGTACTGACGTCCACCGTCGAGCGGCGCGCCTCACTCGGCGACCAGGGGGAGTTCGAGGGCTGGCTCTTCACGCCGCGCGTCACGTACCGCTACGAAGCCGGTGGCCAGAGCCATGAGGGTGGGTCGCTCTCACTCATGGAGGCGTGGTCCTCCAGTGAGGCCTGGGCGCAGCAGCAGAGCGGGCACTACCCGGCGGGCAGCTCGGTTCGGGTGTACCACTCCCCGGATGGCGCGCGCGCCGTCCTCGAGCCCGGCGTGAAGCCGGGTCTGTGGGCCTGGCTCCTGCTGCCCGGGGCGGCGATCATCGTCGGTACGGGCCTGCTGCTGACGCGGGGACCTCAGGACCGGGGGACAGTCAGGATCACCTTCTGGCCCGCCTGA